A stretch of Carassius auratus strain Wakin unplaced genomic scaffold, ASM336829v1 scaf_tig00002602, whole genome shotgun sequence DNA encodes these proteins:
- the LOC113069977 gene encoding vacuolar protein sorting-associated protein 37B-like, with protein sequence MCRLTSRIFCRLPAENNNSFAHCPGPTAIHGARSEKDTAVPDMAGFVNKLSSYTLTQLNELLEDDEKLNKFIDESEEIKGLQQNKEMTLASNRHLAEQNLKLQPRLDHQKNELTRRSRSLQELFEAYQLRKSTLDDRSGNTPLDTLLALLQAEGAKIEEETENMAESLLDGATPLDTFIDEYLSKRKLAHIRRVKIEKLQEVVLKGHHMAPVAPQPSRSQDLPSRPAALHIEVNASPVPMPRRAPPLPPVKVSQTPPAQPTADVSYTPTSPFTPASPFTATSPCPPIPPRVGNMPPILNQGYPNMYMQQYAPPVPQRPPPRMAPQPGFIIQ encoded by the exons ATGTGCAGGTTGACGTCACGCATCTTCTGTCGTCTTCCGGCTGAAAATAACAACAGCTTTGCCCACTGCCCCGGACCTACCGCGATCCACGGAGCTCGAAGTGAGAAAGACACCGCTGTGCCGGACATGGCTGGCTTTGTGAATAAGTTGAGTTCTTACACCTTAACTCAGTTAAACGAACTGCTCGAAGATGACGAAAAACTCAACAAATTTATCGACGAGTCGGAAGAG ATTAAAGGACTACAGCAGAACAAGGAGATGACCCTGGCTAGTAACCGTCATCTTGCTGAGCAGAACCTTAAACTCCAACCCAGACTTGACCACCAAAAGAATGAACTGACAAGGCGGTCCCGGAGCCTACAGGAGCTGTTTGAGGCCTATCAACTGCGCAAGTCCACTCTAG ACGACAGATCTGGAAACACTCCCTTGGACACATTGCTCGCACTCCTACAAGCAGAAGGGGCCAAAATCGAGGAAGAAACTGAG AACATGGCCGAATCACTCCTCGATGGTGCGACCCCCCTGGACACATTCATTGATGAGTATCTGAGTAAGAGGAAGCTGGCGCACATAAGGAGAGTCAAGATAGAGAAGCTCCAGGAAGTGGTGCTGAAAGGACACCACATGGCCCCGGTTGCACCTCAGCCCTCTCGCTCTCAGGACCTTCCCTCCAGGCCAGCCGCTCTCCATATAGAGGTCAATGCTTCCCCCGTGCCGATGCCCCGGCGGGCTCCTCCTCTTCCCCCTGTTAAAGTCTCCCAAACTCCTCCTGCTCAGCCCACCGCAGACGTCTCCTATACTCCTACCTCTCCATTCACTCCGGCCTCTCCATTCACTGCCACTTCTCCATGCCCCCCTATTCCCCCTAGAGTAGGAAACATGCCACCCATTCTTAACCAGGGATACCCCAACATGTACATGCAGCAATATGCCCCACCTGTGCCCCAGAGACCCCCTCCACGTATGGCACCCCAGCCAGGTTTCATCATTCAGTGA